The DNA sequence AAGCGACCATTGATCCAACCACAGCCGATTCCACCGGGCGATACTCCGAAGGTAGCCAAAGCATATTCATTTCATCCTTCACGACCCATACCCCGTCGGTGCTTATACCGTAACCGGAGTGGCTAGCACATTGTAAGATGGTCTCCTCAGTGGACTGGGCGTCAATAGCAGGCGTTTGATTCGGTAGTTCCAAGTTCAGAAGTCCAATGTCAGTAGAGAGGCGAGAGTTAGTTGTTGGATCGAATGAAAGGCGATATAATAGTCTCCCGACGTTGAGTGTCTGCACGCACGCGCCTGTCGCCGCGTCCCAGATCCTGACCGTCTGATCGTCCGAGCCCGACGCGAGACGCCGGCCgtccgccgagaaggccaccgacgtCACCgagccgccatggccctcgagCGTCTGCATGCACGCGCCTGTCGCCGCGTCCCAGATCCTGACCGTCTGATCCCGCGAGCCCGACGCGAGACGCCGGCCgtccgccgagaaggccaccgacgtcacccagccgccatggccctcgagCGTCTGCACGCACGCGCCTATCGCCGCATCCCAGATCCTGACCGTCTGATCCCGCGAGCCCGACGCGAGACGCCGGCCgtccgccgagaaggccaccgacgtCACCCAGCCGTCAGCCGAGAACACCCAGCCATGGCCCTTAAGCGTCTGCATGCACGCGCCTGTCGCCGCGTCCCAGATCCTGACCGTCTTATCCCGCGAGCCCGATGCGAGACGCTGGCCgtccgccgagaaggccaccgacgtCACCgagccgccatggccctcaaGCGTCTGCACGCACGCGCCTATCGCTGCATCCCAGATCCTAACCGTCCGGTTATATAAGCCTGATGCGAGATGCTCGCCGtctgccgagaaggccaccgacgtCACCCAGCCGCTATAGCCCTTAAGCGCCTGCACGCACGCGCCTGTTGCCGCGTCCCAGATCCTGACCGTCTGATCCCACGAGCCCGACGCGAGACGCCGGCCgtccgccgagaaggccaccgacgtCACCgagccgccatggccctcaaGCGTCTGCACGCACGCGCCTGTCGCCGCATCCCAGATCCTAACCGTCCGGTTATATGAGCCTGATGCGAGACGCCGGCCGtctgccgagaaggccaccgatGATACCGAGCCGCCATAGCCCTCGAGCGTCTGCACGCACGCGCCTGTCGCCGCGTCCCAGATCTTAACCGTCTGATCATCTGAGCCCGATGCGAGACGCCGGCCgtccgccgagaaggccactgATGACACCGAGCCGCCGTGGCCCTCGAGCGTCTGCATGTACGCGCCTGTCGCCGcgtcccagatcttgaccgTCTGATCCCATGAGCCCGACGCGAGATACTGGCCgtccgccgagaaggccaccgacgtCACCgagccgccatggcccttAAGCGTCTGCATACATGCGCCTATCGCCGCGTCCCAGATCTTAACCGTCTGATCCCACGAGCCTGACGCGAGACGCCGGCCgtccgccgagaaggccaccgacgtcacccagccgccatggccctcgagCGCCTGCACGCACGCGCCTGTCGCCGCGTCCCAGATCCTGACCGTCTGATCCCACGAGCCCGACGCGAGACGCCGGCCgtccgccgagaaggccaccgacgtCACCCAgtcgccatggccctcaAGCGTCTGCACGCACGCGCCTGTCGCCGCATCCCAGATCCTGACCGTCTGGTCCTGCGAGCCCGACGCGAGACGCCGGCCgtccgccgagaaggccactgATGATATTAAGCCGCCATAGCCCTCGAGCGTCTGCACGCACGCGCCTATCGCCGCGTCCCAGATCTTAACCATCTGATCCCGCGAGCCCGACGCGAGACGCCGGCCgtccgccgagaaggccaccgacgtCACCgagccgccatggccctcaaGCGTCTGCACGCACGCGCCTGTCGCCGCATCTAAGATCCTAACCGTCCGGTTATATAAGCCTGATGCGAGACGCCGGCCGtctgccgagaaggccaccgacgtcacccagccgccatggccctcgagCGTCTGCACGCACGCGCCTGTCGCCGCGTCCCAGATCCTGACCGTCTTATCCCGCGAGCCCGACGCGAGACGCCGGCCgtccgccgagaaggccaccgacgtCACCGAGCCGCCATAGCCCTCGAGCGTCTGCACGCACGCGCCTATCGCCGCGTCCCAGATCTTAACCGTCTGATCATCTGAGCCCGATGCGAGACGCCGGCCgtccgccgagaaggccactgATGACACCGAGCCGCCGTGGCCCTCGAGCGTCTGCATGTACGCGCCTGTCGCCGcgtcccagatcttgaccgTCTGATCCCATGAGCCCGACGCGAGATACTGGCCgtccgccgagaaggccaccgacgtCACCgagccgccatggcccttAAGCGCCTGCACGCACGCGCCTGTCGCCGCGTCCCAGATCCTGACCGTCTGATCCCACGAGCCCGACGCGAGACGCCGGCCgtccgccgagaaggccaccgacgtCACCCAgtcgccatggccctcaAGCGTCTGCACGCACGCGCCTGTCGCCGCGTCCCAGATCCTAACCGTCCGGTCGTCTGAGCCCGACGCGAGACGCCGGCCgtccgccgagaaggccaccgatGACACCgagccgccatggcccttGAGCGTCTGCTCGCAAGCGTTCCAATCTGCCTCCATTCTTGGCTTCAATATCATCCAATCCGGCTCCTCCACCTTGAAGAGCTCTCTAATGAGACTGTGTTCGGGACTGAACACGAGCGCGGACGCATAGGCCTGCAATGGAGCAATCTCGATTGGCCGTCTGTTAGAAAGAATGAAACGACGCGCGTCTCGAAGCAGTTTTGTAAGTTGCTGCGCTTCCGCATTTTTCTATAGCATTGTCAGACAGCTTCCAACATACGTCTAGAGCAGCTCACCACTAAAGCCTCAAGCTTGTGTACCGCCTTGACTCCCTCTGACATGCTCCGTAGGAGACCAAGACATTCCAGCCAATACAGAAAGTTCTCCTGGATGAATCCATGGACGTTGCCGTTATCCTGTAGAACATTGTCGACCTCTGTGGAATCTGAGTCGTGGAGATGGTCGACCCAATAGACGCATGAATATCGAATCGAAGACAATGGGTCGGTGTCGGGCGGCGAAACCCGATCGATGGGAAATCCCGGAGTGCTTAGGCTGTAAATGTCGCGCCGGAGGGTTTTTAACAGGGCCGCTAGcgacctcgagaagagggCATGGTGCTGGTGCGCGATGCCAAAAGGCATGATGTGGCCGGATGCTTTGTTAAGGAGGAAATCTTTCGCCGATTGACGCACGAAGCAAACGACGCCTTCTCGAAGAGTCAAGAACGAGCTGCAAGACCTGACGACTTCTTTCAAGTGGTCATCGGTAAAGCTCCCAGGTGACTGAACCAGAACCTTCAGCTCATTCAAGGCAATCGGGCGGTAGACGACTGAGACAATGGCCAGGACTTCCCTGCAGAGAACTGCATGTTTCGAGCCATCAATGCGTTCCATTATTCGCTCGTAAGTGGAATCCCGCCCGGGGGGGAGCGCGTCTAGTTTAACGAGAGTGTCCCGTCGTTGGGTATCATTGTCCGGAATCGTGATCTCAGCCCCGTCCTCAGGGCGTGGCTTAGCCACGCTCTCGTGCTCTTTTTCTGCTGCCTGCAATAGACTTGCATGGACCTGACCGTCCATCAGGGTGGTTGTTTCAACGGAACTCGCTGCTGGGCTATGTTGAGATACATTGGAAGGATCGCcggagatgatggcgctTGAAATCGGCCGCATAATCTGGAGATCCCGGACCTGTCGAGGTTCCTGGGGATCGGTTGTCCACTGAGCTGTTGCCTCGAAATGACAGACCACCTGCGGATGTGGTGTCATGGTCCGCCCCGGGTCCCCGTCGGCAATGGACGGTGGTTCTTCGGGCGCCCTAAAGGGAAGAGTCGAGCCGTCAGCATTTCCCATCTTCATGGCCCAGATTAGTTGTGGTGATAGCTCGATTCCCGTACTATACTAACCTCCTCAATGAGCTATGGCTGCTGGATCGTGATGACAGCCGCGAGATTTGCACCCAAGGGTGCACAGCGGCGTCGGAGGCCGTGAGACGATCCTCGGGTTTGGCTGCCATGCATTTAGTGACGAAGCTGCAGCAGTCCTGACTCACTCCAATGTCTTTTAGCGGCGCTAAGGGGAACGGTGGTTGGTCCGAGGCGTAGTAGTTGAAAAGGTCCACATCGTTAGGGAAGACGGCGCACTGGGCCATCATACGGAACAGCAGCTCGCCGAGCGCCCACATGTCGACAGCGAAGGTGTAGGAGAAGGCCTCATCGGTCGATGACGAGCTCTGGTTACGAGGAAGCACCCTGACTTCGGGAGCCGCATAGCTTCTCGTGTAGATCTTGGTATGGAGAGCCGTGCCGTCTTGCTTAGTACGCTTGGCGATGCCAAGGTCGCCGATCTTGACCCACCAGTCGGGCTCGGGTCGGTAGACGAGGATGTTCTGCGACGGGCAACCATGTTAGTCTCGCCAATCACATGGAGAGGGgagaaagagggagagagtATGTGTacgtgtgtgtgtgtggatGAGTGAGTGGGTGCAGATGACTAAGTGAGTGACTGGACGCTCACCCACCTTCGGTTTGAGATCGCGGTGAGCAAAGCCCTTTTTGTGCATGTATCCAAGGCCCTCGACCAGTTGGGAGCAAATGACCTTTGCATGGGCCTCAGAAAAGGGCTGGCTCATGTAGTTTTGGAGGTCTCCGTGCTCAATATACTCCATTGCGATGAAGACCATATTCTCGTACTCGAACCAGCCATAGAACTCAACGAAGCAATCGACATACTAGTCAGCAGAGCGAGTCAGTTTAATCACTTCCCCCCAGAAGCTACCAGATAGTTATGCTCGGGGGGGAAGCCTGCACCTCATCGTTCCGAAATATGGCCATTGCCTCAAGCTCTCGCATGTACGGTACCGGCAGCGAGGTATCCTTGcgcatctccttgacggcccGGAGCTTGCCTATCCGGGGCCCAGAGATACACTTCTCTAGCCAGACGCATCCGAAGCTGCCACTGCCAAGCTGCCGCTGTTGATGCCACGTCTCCTCTCGACGGGCCGACCGCCGGCGATGGGGCTGGTTCGAGTCGCGGACGGTGTGCTTGGTCACACCGTCGGCGCGGGAATGGATGGTCAGTTTAGAGTTGTGGACGAGGTCGGGAACCCATTGGTTCGGCTGGTTTGAGTAGCTCATGGCGAGCTTGTGAGCCGACAGCTTTATTacgacgaggttgatgaagatgaaggaaggACAAGATGCATGGCCATCTTGCCGTTGTAGGTTTTGACCCCTCACTGATCCACTCCATTTATGCCTGAGGCTGCCTTTAGCGCAGAATCCAGCCACACGAGGCTGTGCTCAGGCACCATCCTTAAAGCCAGATATCTTGGGGCCCCAGAAGGACACGCCTGGCGCGCCTCGCCAGCGATCATTCTGTATCGCCTTTGCATTTCTCAGTGGCGAGACTGAGCAGGACTACCTATAGGCCTTAAACCGGCTCAGGTCCCTATCCCTTCaattgtcgaggagctccggCGAGTACCCCGCCCCACACTACCCCTGTCAACGAAGAGGTACATGAGAGGAACCACACGATGCGTCATTAATCAATACCACATAAATCCTCATATAAACCATTCTTAATTAGATAATGATTTCCCAATCGATACCTTCATCACTACCTACAGAGGCAGTCAATCTAGGGGCTTCAATTAGggcagccaaggtcaagaagctcaaggaggccgtTGGCACCGGTCAGTCGTAATAAAAGGAGGCGCCAGACAGTTTGGGGATGTGAGCAGTGTGATGTAGCGATTTGTAACTCGAGAGATTGCTGGTACTTCTACCATAGGCTAAAATAGGTGAGGGGCTAGGTTCCTTCAATCCAATGCATTTTGATTGGCTGCCAACCCCTACTGTGACCCGAccggagctcctcgacaattGAAGGGATATGAACTCTGCAATACAAGGCTTCCATCTGTTATCCTAATAGACCGCGATAAGGCTTGTATGAATGCCGCAGAGACCTGCTTCCCATCTTCAATTTCTCTCCTACGCCTATGGCACGCGAACAAGGCAGTCCTCCGTTATTGCCAGTCGACATTCGtgcgccaccaacaaggacCAGAGGCCTATCAGCAGGCGTCTGAGCGATTGGAGTGAGTTTTTCAACCACTGGCACTCAATTTTGAAGTCACCAGATGAAGAGGCCTTTGGTCAGCGCGTCCAGGAGCTTGAAAGGCGCTACCTACCGCAATACATTGAAGAGGTTGGCTATATCAAGGCCAATTGGCTCGATCCGTATAAGGAAAAGCTGGTGAATACTTCCCTCTTATGGGTTTAAGAAACGATACTTGGGCTGGGTAGAGATGGTGTTAATGGATATGTACCGGTACCTGATTTCACGGGTACCCGTGAACCTATGGGCTCCCCCCGATATCTCGCTATTTAGTCGTCACATCCCAAGGCTTCGCCTTATGATTGATTCAAGTCACGTCTGGTTTTGTTAAGAGTCCGCCAAGTTTCCAAGCGACGCCGTAGTTGCACCATCTATTACACTGCTATCTCGTTTAACTGTCCCAGAATCCTCTCGTTAAAGTGCAAGCCAATAAGTATCCCATCCGGGTCGGCCGACGACTGTGCTGCAGTGTCCTCGTCATTCGCATCCAGACAAGTGAGACAAGCCAGCACGACTTTGGAATACTTCTCGCCCATTGTCTGTGGGAGTCTAGTTCGCGCAATCCCTTCCAGATGCTCCTTCGCCTGGACGCTCAAGGGTCTAAGGACATTCCCGGAACCCGCCCTGAAAGATTGTTGGGGAGCAGGAGAGTGCTGGGGTTGCATTGTTCTCGCCGAGAAATCGCGGAGTGGTCCATCGGGGGCCGGTGAGTCGGCTGGGTAACCGACAAAGGACTCCCACAGCCCAATCTCGAGAAGGCAGACACCAAGGCTATAAATATCGTGCTGCATGCAGTAGGCATCTTCGGGTGCGTCGCCCTGGCGGGCGGGGTGGCGATAGAGGTTGCGGTCCCAGTTGGAGTCACCCAAGAGGTTGGTGTCGCCGTCGGCGGAGCGAAATTGGTCGAAGCCGACAAGAAACGTGGCGCTACGCGAGGACTCGAGGTTCTCTAGGATGAGAATAGACTCGGGAGAAATGCTCTTATGAACTAAGTTGAAGGTGTGAACGTAGCCGACGGACCGGGCGAGCTCCTGGGCAATGCGGAGGCGGCggttgatggagaaggcggaACCATCAGCCTTTGGGTAGAGCAGAAGCATTTGGCGCAAGCTCTGTGGCACCTCCATCCCGCTGGGGATGCGTAGGATAAGGTCGAAGGAGAGGATGCGGGATGGGTCACGGGCATCAACGTTGCCATTGACGCCCTTGCAGTTGAGTAGACCGAAAGCCAGTGGGTCAGCGCGGGAGAGCTTGTGCGCCAGAATGCGAATGTCGCTTTTCATGACCTCGATGTCCATTTCTGGCCTGCAGATGATGGGGTCGAGGATGAACCACCGATCGCTGGACCCTCGGCGATGGGCGACCTTGGCTCGACAATACGGGATGGGCATGAAGTCAAAGATCTCCCGGAAAAAGACGGAGTCTTGATGGCTATCAGGGTCGAGGGCCGTTCTGATGTCGTCGGCCAGGAGGAAAGGAGAAGTGATTGCCTGGTGGCCAGCAGCGAGGGTGAACTCTAGAtggcgctgctggtgctgtaGCCTCCTGCGGCCGGATGATGGCTGCTCTGGTGCGGGGCGAAGCCGTGGCGGTGTTCTCGCCGGGTTTTGATCTGGCTGGAGTTGGAGTTGCTGGCTCTGCTCCTTGAACTCTCGAAGCTGCCGGTCAATGGCTGGGCTTGCCACGCGGATGATTAGGTACCATGACGGATCGAACCTCCGCTGCCACTCCTCGAGGTCTCGGATCACCCCGTCCAGCGCGTCCTTAACAAACGCATACTTGCCCTTGCGAACTCCCCTAGAGAAACCAAAGAAGCCGGACCTTAACTCAACGCCGCCATCCTTCTCTCGTTTCTCTAGGACGGCTTTCAGGCTGGTGACAGCCGATGAGAGCTTGGAGGCAAGGATACCGAGGACGTCATCGAGAATACGACGATGCTCTGCGTCGAGAATGGGTGTCAGCGACTGGACGAATTCGTACTGGAGTCGCGTGCGGTTCCAGCAATCCTCCACTATAGCAATGCGCTCCGAGACTTCTTCATCGGCGGCATTGTATGTTTTGCaagtgttgatgatgaagataATGCATCTGCCCGAGTTGTGTGAGCATCCATTAACACAGAAAGAGCCGGCGTCGGCCCGACAGGAGGCCTCACTCTGCACAGAGCTCCACGCTTTGGAATATGACGCCGGGATCCATCTTCGATGTTCGGCGGGATGGAACGGACTCCGTGAGATCTCAGTTGTCGGAAGGCCTGGTCTCGCTATCGCTCGATAATGTGGaaggagaaagaggagaggtGCCCCAGGACAAGGGAACAGACGATAATTAAACTTCTTAGtgcaacctccttggcctgtCTTGTGGGAGAAGCCTAGGGTAAGCAGTGTGTCCTAAATCAAATCGTGCGAGCCTGTTCTCACCTCTCTCCTCACTTGCTTTGCCTTACACTTTTCACTCCCAACACGGCAAAGCTCTGCGATTGACCTAGCGCAGCTGCACCTCCCGTTACTCGACAATTCTATTGGCCCCACAAGCTGCGCCTAGCTGCAGGGCCTTTTCAGCTGCTGATGCCTCTCCTCCCCGTACGAGAAATCCCGCGAAGATGTTGCTACTCAAAGTTGTCAGTTGCGACACTCCATCGTCAGCCCAACTCACCGATCGGAGCAGAAGCCATCTCGCTTATATCGTCATATCGCACAACGAGACCAAAATGTTCTCTTCTCTGCGAAGATGGCACCTTGCTGGCTTGAGAAAGCCAAATCCAAGGTCAAAGCCTCCCCAGCTTCCGCCATTGCCGCCTCTCCACATTTTGAAGTGGGACAGGGAGCGTTATGGATGGGTTGCTCATTCAGGAGGTCGCATTACTGGCGAGGTGGGGCAGCGCAACATCTTTGCGGGATTTGCGCGCGGGGAGGCCTCAGCAGCTGAAAAAGACCCCTGTAGCTAGGCGCAGCTTGTGGGGCCAATAGGGCTGTTGAGTGATGGGGTGTGCAGCTGCACTAGGTCAATCGCAGGGCTCTGCTGTTGTGGAAGTGGAAGGTGCAAAGCACAAGCAGGTGAAGAGAGGCAAGAACAGGCTGGCATGATTTGATTTAGGACACACTGCTTACCCTAGGCCTCTCCCACAAGACAGGTTCAAGGAGGTTGTCTAAACAAAAGGAGCACTAGTTACCTATTGGCTTCCTCTAATCGGTATTGCCTTAGCTATTCGATAACGAGCATAGCGGCCGCCAGTAGCACGGCAGTCGGCAATATCTCAACGTCCATGTCCGCGATTAGCCGCCCCTTGATGTGGGGCATGGAACCTTGTAGGGGCGTTGCTTATTCAGGAGGTTGGGTATGATCCAGGCAGACAGAGAAAGCGTGAAGCTGTTGTTCGGCCAAGAAAATGGACAAGGGCTGATTGACGGGAGAAGACGCTGCCCAAATCGGACCACAATGGTCGTCGGAAGGATAAACGGTGCGCTGGCCCCTAACACCAGAGTTAAAAGATGCCACCCGAAGATAAGCGAACCTGGCAGGGCGTTGCCCCGGCGGTGGGGTATTGGAGGCACAGTGTCGCGACTTTGGCGGATAGGTCGATAATGGCGATGTCACTTGCGGCGAGTCCTGCCGCATCGGCCATGGCAAACGACGATATTTTGACGATTAGACAAGCTGGTTCGAAGGTGGTTTAGCTTGCGGATCAATAGCCCGAGACGAGAGTGTGtagggaggagagagggctGTGTTAACGTGTACTACGGTGAATACCTAACCAGGCTGTGGTGTGGCAGGTGTGGCAGAGTCAAGCTAAGGTATCCACCGAGCATATCATGCATCTCATAATGATAGGTTCGTCGCAGCACAACATCATGTCGGGAGGCAGGCAACGGCCGGTGGTGGAAAAAAGAGTACAATGACATGCTTCATGTTTCGTGAAGCGCGCTTACTCCCTGCCATATCCGTGGTAAGAGCATGATCCCTCAGGGTTATTGGACAAGTATACGCCAGCATAACCAGCCTGCGGGCACCGTGTTATTCACCCGCAAATAAGCTTAAAATTGGCCCCGTGGTACTCAGTACGTGGACAGTGCACCCTACCCCCATAATGTCCCGTACCATGTGGTAGAAGGGCCTAGCTAGGTGTCGAGACTCTGGGCTGGCCACTTTTCTATTTTTAAACGGCCGCTAGGTGCCGAAATCATTGGCAGCCCACCGCTTGCGGTGTAAATAAGAAACTGATGACTAAGCTCGAGGAACGACTCATCTATAGCCAATTAGAAGCCAGCCTGAGATCTAGCCACCATGGCCACACTTAGCCACAGCTACTTTGCTAGGTCAAGATCAGCACCCTTCTTCAGCGCAATCAGAGCCCTCATTCAGCGCAATCAAAGCTTACAATTCAGTGCGATCAGAGActgcaccgccggcggtgcacGTATGGGCTGCCGAAATCATTCCGCTCCTGACATAAGCAAGCGACACCAACTCCTCTGCATCAAGTGGCTCCGATGGTGCCCCGCACATTAGATATTCTGGGCTAGCTACATATCTCTGCGATCACGGCTGGTGCGACCGTTCTATTCCCGGCAACAGCTTTCCCCGCCCGCGGGACCTCCAGTACCTGCGTCGTGTACATAGACACAAGAGGGTTTTTGTACTTCGTTCGGGGAACTGTCGACCCAGCTGTCGATAGAGAACTTGGATGAAAGTAAGAAACAGGCACAGCGTTCCCATGTTGCAGGATGGGATGCACTCGAAACGTTGTTGGCGATCCCGCTTGAACTGAGCGATCCTCGGCACTCGCGCTGTGGTGGCCATCTCTTCTGGCACATTAGAAGGAGAGTAGTTTTTGTGAATTAGGGAGTTTTAGACGtagataaaaataaaaaagtaagCATTTAATTCCATTCTTTAACCCACTACTCTGTCCTTCACCACATCAAGTCAATGAGTTCTGAAGATGCCACGTCCCTTCATGCCATTGATAGCTGCAAGACTGTAAAACCAACCAGTTACCTGCTGTCCGATAAGTGGAGTCTGTTGCTCGAGGCTATGACCGCAGGTGACGGCGAGGCTAGGTCAGAGAGAAGTGCTCGATCGTCATCCAGGCTTGCCGAAGATTGGTTGTCATGGGCTGAGTCGCTGAGGCTTTGGCGACTTGGATTCATCTCGAGCTCCGAGTTTTCACCCGCTCGATGACGCCTCCGGTATTGGGCATCCGGAGGTCGATAACCCGGGACCGAGCCCATGATGTAGAGGAGCCACTGTGGGAGCATCGAGGCTGTGTAGTATCCAGGAAGCGAGAGCCCCAGCAATAATGCTGAGACCAAGATAAGAAGCAGAGTTAGAATCAACAAATAATCGGCGGTTGACTTTGATGTCGCCTCGGATGGTACCCGTCGGGAAGCGCAAAGTATGAATCCAATGGCGGCAGCTTGGGAAATGAAGGCTTCGCGTAGCCGGCATCCCACTCGGTGTAACCAGCACCCCAAAGGTGGGGATCAGTGGCGCGACTGTGGCACACGCTCCGATCCCGGCTACCCACCCAAATTAGTATGTAATCAATCGAGGTCATCGTGTTCAACTGTCTTATTTACAATTTGCTCAATTATACACTCAAATACACATATGAAGACATCGTGACTATCACTAACCTagcttcttggtgttgtggttGAATCCTTAGCCGTCAAACTCATCTACCCACTCCTGATCGACTTCCAGTGCCTTCTGATCAAGTCGCCCCTCAAAATACACTGCGGCTTCAAGGTTCAGGTCTTCGGGTTCACCCCCATCAAGTCCAATCCCTTCCAAAGCCGCGAGGGCCGCCATCGCGATGCCGGCCGCCGTATTCTGCGTGAGTTCTCGAGGGgcgtcatcgtcaaggcaGATCGGGGCGTCAGATGAGGCGCCTACATCGTCTGTATCTTCGAGATGTTGGAAGACTCGTTGGTATGAGCGTTGCATCTGTGTGCCGGGCTCATATGAGTCATTATCAGCAACCTGACGAAGCCCAAGAGTCGTATTAGATGGTGTagatgacgaagaggaagccgCAGCTTGTATGGCAGCTGGGGCTGTAGAAGGAGGCGCTCGTGATGCCCTCGCTTCGGCGGTCTCGAGGGCCTCCACGCGTTCAAAGAGACTGGGGTCGCGACGGGTGCTTCCGGGGGCTGCGGTCTTCTCGGTGGCGATGGCGCCCTTCGGTCTGCCTTTTCCCTTCATGATATGAGGCTCCAAAGGCACCTCCGGCTGTTTTGCCTGCTGTATGTTATAGTCACGATCCCAATACTAGTGTTGATCGACCTCATCTAGCGGGATAGGCTCCTTCTGATGCAGCCGGCGCCA is a window from the Fusarium keratoplasticum isolate Fu6.1 chromosome 5, whole genome shotgun sequence genome containing:
- a CDS encoding NACHT domain-containing protein, with the translated sequence MSYSNQPNQWVPDLVHNSKLTIHSRADGVTKHTVRDSNQPHRRRSARREETWHQQRQLGSGSFGCVWLEKCISGPRIGKLRAVKEMRKDTSLPVPYMRELEAMAIFRNDEYVDCFVEFYGWFEYENMVFIAMEYIEHGDLQNYMSQPFSEAHAKVICSQLVEGLGYMHKKGFAHRDLKPKNILVYRPEPDWWVKIGDLGIAKRTKQDGTALHTKIYTRSYAAPEVRVLPRNQSSSSTDEAFSYTFAVDMWALGELLFRMMAQCAVFPNDVDLFNYYASDQPPFPLAPLKDIGVSQDCCSFVTKCMAAKPEDRLTASDAAVHPWVQISRLSSRSSSHSSLRRAPEEPPSIADGDPGRTMTPHPQVVCHFEATAQWTTDPQEPRQVRDLQIMRPISSAIISGDPSNVSQHSPAASSVETTTLMDGQVHASLLQAAEKEHESVAKPRPEDGAEITIPDNDTQRRDTLVKLDALPPGRDSTYERIMERIDGSKHAVLCREVLAIVSVVYRPIALNELKVLVQSPGSFTDDHLKEVVRSCSSFLTLREGVVCFVRQSAKDFLLNKASGHIMPFGIAHQHHALFSRSLAALLKTLRRDIYSLSTPGFPIDRVSPPDTDPLSSIRYSCVYWVDHLHDSDSTEVDNVLQDNGNVHGFIQENFLYWLECLGLLRSMSEGVKAVHKLEALVKNAEAQQLTKLLRDARRFILSNRRPIEIAPLQAYASALVFSPEHSLIRELFKVEEPDWMILKPRMEADWNACEQTLKGHGGSVSSVAFSADGRRLASGSDDRTVRIWDAATGACVQTLEGHGDWVTSVAFSADGRRLASGSWDQTVRIWDAATGACVQALKGHGGSVTSVAFSADGQYLASGSWDQTVKIWDAATGAYMQTLEGHGGSVSSVAFSADGRRLASGSDDQTVKIWDAAIGACVQTLEGYGGSVTSVAFSADGRRLASGSRDKTVRIWDAATGACVQTLEGHGGWVTSVAFSADGRRLASGLYNRTVRILDAATGACVQTLEGHGGSVTSVAFSADGRRLASGSRDQMVKIWDAAIGACVQTLEGYGGLISSVAFSADGRRLASGSQDQTVRIWDAATGACVQTLEGHGDWVTSVAFSADGRRLASGSWDQTVRIWDAATGACVQALEGHGGWVTSVAFSADGRRLASGSWDQTVKIWDAAIGACMQTLKGHGGSVTSVAFSADGQYLASGSWDQTVKIWDAATGAYMQTLEGHGGSVSSVAFSADGRRLASGSDDQTVKIWDAATGACVQTLEGYGGSVSSVAFSADGRRLASGSYNRTVRIWDAATGACVQTLEGHGGSVTSVAFSADGRRLASGSWDQTVRIWDAATGACVQALKGYSGWVTSVAFSADGEHLASGLYNRTVRIWDAAIGACVQTLEGHGGSVTSVAFSADGQRLASGSRDKTVRIWDAATGACMQTLKGHGWVFSADGWVTSVAFSADGRRLASGSRDQTVRIWDAAIGACVQTLEGHGGWVTSVAFSADGRRLASGSRDQTVRIWDAATGACMQTLEGHGGSVTSVAFSADGRRLASGSDDQTVRIWDAATGACVQTLNVGRLLYRLSFDPTTNSRLSTDIGLLNLELPNQTPAIDAQSTEETILQCASHSGYGISTDGVWVVKDEMNMLWLPSEYRPVESAVVGSMVAFSCASGRVLAMKFS